Proteins encoded in a region of the Streptomyces sp. PCS3-D2 genome:
- a CDS encoding DUF6278 family protein — protein sequence MNIPFLDNWLNRRGAEQRAGLADALVDDPEGVAELFSECEMLRVHARAAGLELDGSPASLDSLDQLMPRWRRDPEVVPWLGNDAGFYLGTVIVRTVPGAAWQVWPNGQPVIRLASGRELNVIESGVSWAMTGSPELSQAYAEASEG from the coding sequence ATGAACATCCCTTTCCTGGACAACTGGCTGAACCGGCGTGGAGCGGAACAGCGTGCGGGGCTCGCCGACGCCCTCGTGGACGACCCCGAGGGCGTCGCCGAGTTGTTCTCGGAGTGCGAGATGCTGCGGGTCCACGCACGGGCGGCCGGGCTCGAACTCGACGGGAGCCCGGCTTCGTTGGACTCCCTCGACCAGCTGATGCCGCGCTGGCGGCGGGACCCCGAGGTGGTGCCCTGGCTCGGCAACGACGCGGGTTTCTACCTCGGCACCGTGATCGTCCGGACCGTCCCGGGGGCGGCCTGGCAGGTGTGGCCCAACGGCCAGCCGGTGATCCGCCTGGCCTCCGGCCGGGAGCTGAACGTCATCGAGTCGGGGGTGTCCTGGGCGATGACCGGTTCCCCCGAGCTCAGCCAGGCGTACGCGGAGGCCTCCGAGGGCTGA
- a CDS encoding CocE/NonD family hydrolase → MERTTTAAAVAALLAATALGLAPHQAQAAPVPAAATVSAAARTAAADLRFHDIPGSDGITLKGNVFTPAGAQSGRKYPLIVLPTSWGLPQIEYIAQAKRLADSGYVVVSYTSRGFWLSGGRIEVAGPPDVADVSAVIDWALAHTPADADRIGLGGVSYGAGITLLASAHDPRVKAVVAMSGWADLIESIYSGRTQHLQAAGLLGAAGYLTGRPGPELQSILGDFLGSRLDREQQMIEWGRKRSASEQVDRINANGAAIMLGNAWGDTVFPPNQYAQFYERLTGPKRLEFRPGDHATAEGTGLLGLPNDTWNNAHRWFDRYLKGERNGVDTEAPVQIKSRSDNGYEGYADWASVGSGGTERIALSDSEHLFANIDSGANGGVVLLSSVLDQFFKAPPIASIPLLPRSFAAVWRSGRYDEARRIRGTVRLHTTVTPTKGDGTFVAYLYDVGPLGVGKLVSNAPYTFHGKTPGRAFGVDLELFSTAYDVPAGHRLALVIDTVDPLYIEHNPAGAQLTFSSPQGDPSYVSVPLRER, encoded by the coding sequence ATGGAACGCACCACCACCGCCGCGGCCGTGGCGGCACTCCTGGCGGCGACCGCCCTGGGCCTGGCCCCCCACCAGGCCCAGGCGGCACCCGTACCCGCCGCGGCCACCGTGTCCGCCGCCGCGCGGACCGCCGCCGCAGACCTACGCTTTCACGACATCCCCGGCTCCGACGGCATCACCCTCAAGGGCAACGTCTTCACCCCGGCAGGAGCCCAGAGCGGCCGGAAGTATCCGCTGATCGTGCTGCCCACCAGCTGGGGGCTGCCGCAGATCGAATACATCGCCCAGGCCAAGAGGCTGGCCGACTCCGGCTATGTCGTGGTCTCCTACACCTCCCGCGGCTTCTGGCTCTCCGGCGGCCGCATCGAGGTGGCCGGGCCGCCGGACGTCGCCGACGTCTCCGCCGTCATCGACTGGGCCCTCGCCCACACCCCCGCCGACGCGGACCGCATCGGCCTGGGCGGGGTCTCCTACGGCGCCGGCATCACCCTGCTGGCCTCCGCACACGATCCGCGGGTCAAGGCGGTGGTCGCCATGAGCGGCTGGGCCGACCTCATCGAGTCCATCTACTCGGGCCGCACCCAGCACCTCCAGGCCGCCGGGCTGCTCGGGGCCGCCGGATACCTCACCGGCCGCCCCGGCCCCGAACTCCAGTCGATCCTGGGTGACTTCCTCGGCTCCCGGCTGGACCGCGAGCAGCAGATGATCGAGTGGGGCAGAAAGCGGTCGGCCTCCGAGCAGGTGGACCGGATCAACGCCAACGGTGCCGCGATCATGCTCGGCAACGCCTGGGGCGACACGGTCTTCCCGCCCAACCAGTACGCGCAGTTCTACGAGCGGCTGACCGGCCCCAAGCGGCTGGAGTTCCGCCCCGGAGACCATGCCACGGCCGAGGGCACCGGCCTGCTCGGCCTGCCCAACGACACCTGGAACAACGCCCACCGCTGGTTCGACCGCTACCTCAAGGGGGAGCGCAACGGCGTCGACACCGAGGCCCCGGTGCAGATCAAGTCCCGTAGCGACAACGGCTACGAGGGGTACGCCGACTGGGCCTCGGTCGGCTCCGGCGGCACCGAGAGGATCGCGCTCTCCGACAGCGAGCACCTGTTCGCGAACATCGACTCCGGGGCCAACGGCGGCGTCGTACTCCTCTCCAGCGTCCTCGACCAGTTCTTCAAGGCGCCCCCGATCGCCTCGATCCCGCTCCTCCCCCGCTCCTTCGCCGCCGTCTGGCGGTCGGGGCGCTACGACGAGGCCCGCCGGATCCGCGGCACGGTCCGGCTGCACACCACCGTCACGCCCACCAAGGGCGACGGCACCTTCGTCGCGTACCTCTACGACGTCGGCCCGCTCGGCGTCGGCAAGCTGGTCAGCAACGCCCCGTACACCTTCCACGGCAAGACCCCGGGCCGGGCCTTCGGCGTGGACCTGGAACTCTTCTCCACCGCCTACGACGTGCCCGCGGGCCACCGGCTCGCGCTGGTCATCGACACCGTCGACCCGCTCTACATCGAGCACAACCCCGCCGGCGCGCAGCTGACCTTCTCCTCGCCCCAGGGCGACCCCAGCTACGTCTCGGTACCGCTGCGCGAGCGGTGA
- a CDS encoding amino acid ABC transporter ATP-binding protein, producing MAVDPLIELRDVNKHFGPLHVLRDVSLTVGRGEVVVVIGPSGSGKSTLCRAINRLETVESGTILIDGEPLPAEGRELARLRAEVGMVFQSFNLFAHKTVLANVSLAQVKVRGRARGEADRRSGELLERVGLADQADKFPAQLSGGQQQRVAIARALAMDPKALLFDEPTSALDPEMINEVLEVMRQLAREGMTMVVVTHEMGFARSAAHRVLFMADGRIVEDRTPEEFFTAPASDRAKDFLSKILKH from the coding sequence ATGGCCGTCGATCCTCTGATCGAGCTGCGGGACGTCAACAAGCACTTCGGACCGCTGCACGTGCTGCGGGACGTCAGCCTCACCGTCGGCCGCGGGGAGGTGGTGGTGGTCATCGGGCCCTCCGGCTCCGGGAAGTCCACCCTGTGCCGGGCGATCAACCGGCTGGAGACCGTCGAGTCGGGCACGATCCTCATCGACGGGGAGCCGCTGCCCGCCGAGGGCAGGGAGCTGGCCCGGCTGCGCGCCGAGGTGGGGATGGTCTTCCAGTCCTTCAACCTGTTCGCGCACAAGACGGTCCTGGCCAACGTCTCGCTCGCGCAGGTCAAGGTCCGCGGTCGGGCGAGGGGCGAGGCGGACCGGCGTTCCGGTGAGCTGCTGGAGCGCGTCGGCCTCGCCGACCAGGCGGACAAGTTCCCCGCCCAGCTCTCCGGCGGCCAGCAGCAGCGCGTGGCCATCGCCCGCGCCCTCGCCATGGACCCGAAGGCCCTGCTCTTCGACGAGCCCACCTCCGCACTGGACCCGGAGATGATCAACGAGGTGCTGGAGGTCATGCGGCAGCTCGCCCGGGAGGGCATGACCATGGTCGTGGTCACCCACGAGATGGGCTTCGCCCGCTCCGCCGCCCACCGCGTGCTGTTCATGGCCGACGGCCGGATCGTCGAGGACCGCACCCCGGAGGAGTTCTTCACCGCCCCCGCGAGCGACCGGGCCAAGGACTTCCTCTCCAAGATCCTCAAGCACTGA
- a CDS encoding peptidoglycan bridge formation glycyltransferase FemA/FemB family protein, producing the protein MCALLVTPARQDQDQDQELRVRTLSLPEYRAFLCRTRAASFLQHPSWARVKDLWRSEMVGWHSPGGEIEGAGLVLYRQFPGTRKYFAYLPEGPVADWADPRIDRWLDPLKRHLRAAGAFAVRMGPSPAYRRWDAAAAKAGTGAGRRISDVLATEVDPVGAALADRLRSRGWKRCGGEDDGDAQPRHVFRVPLAGRSLDDLWSGLNQEWRRNVRKADKAGVETVLGTPADLPEFYRLLRITEERDGFRLGRSLAYYEQQYRVLNEEQPGRMRLYLAVHRGEILAAHTMISTGARVWYQTGASADHRREVRPSNALQWRMMRDAHALGADEYDMRGVPSTLDPDERSFGLLRWKLGTGGQVVETLGEWEIPMDGVANATLHKAFQAYLARR; encoded by the coding sequence GTGTGCGCACTGCTCGTTACCCCCGCCCGGCAGGACCAGGACCAGGATCAGGAGCTCCGGGTGCGCACCCTGTCCCTCCCCGAATACCGGGCCTTCCTCTGCCGGACCCGGGCGGCGAGCTTTCTCCAGCACCCGTCCTGGGCCCGGGTGAAGGACCTCTGGCGCTCGGAAATGGTCGGATGGCACTCGCCCGGGGGCGAGATCGAAGGTGCCGGGCTCGTTCTCTATCGGCAATTTCCCGGCACCCGCAAATACTTCGCCTACCTCCCCGAAGGGCCCGTCGCCGACTGGGCCGACCCGCGCATCGACCGCTGGCTGGACCCGCTCAAGCGACACCTGCGCGCCGCCGGGGCCTTCGCCGTCCGCATGGGCCCCAGCCCCGCCTACCGCCGCTGGGACGCCGCCGCCGCCAAGGCCGGTACCGGAGCGGGCCGCCGGATATCCGACGTCCTCGCCACCGAGGTCGACCCGGTCGGCGCCGCCCTCGCCGACCGGCTGCGCTCCCGCGGCTGGAAGCGCTGCGGCGGCGAGGACGACGGCGACGCCCAGCCCCGCCACGTCTTCCGCGTCCCGCTCGCCGGGCGCTCCCTCGACGACCTGTGGTCAGGCCTCAACCAGGAGTGGCGGCGCAACGTGCGCAAGGCCGACAAGGCAGGAGTGGAGACCGTTCTCGGCACCCCCGCGGACCTGCCCGAGTTCTACCGGCTGCTGCGGATCACCGAGGAGCGCGACGGCTTCCGGCTCGGCCGCTCCCTCGCCTACTACGAGCAGCAGTACCGCGTCCTGAACGAGGAACAGCCCGGCCGGATGCGGCTCTACCTGGCCGTCCACCGCGGCGAGATCCTCGCCGCCCACACCATGATCAGCACCGGCGCCAGGGTCTGGTACCAGACCGGTGCCTCCGCCGACCACCGGCGCGAAGTGCGGCCCAGCAACGCCCTGCAGTGGCGCATGATGCGCGATGCGCACGCCCTCGGTGCCGACGAGTACGACATGCGCGGGGTACCCTCCACCCTCGACCCCGACGAACGTTCCTTCGGGCTGCTGCGCTGGAAGCTCGGCACCGGCGGGCAGGTCGTCGAAACGCTCGGTGAATGGGAGATCCCGATGGACGGAGTCGCCAACGCGACGCTCCACAAGGCGTTCCAGGCCTACCTG
- a CDS encoding Ig-like domain-containing protein has protein sequence MSRTRRTAIAGTALLAAALTACSGGSDGGSDGKGKDEPKSKAPMAVSVNLTGDQVKAGQPVTVTVAEGKLAQVKVTDAKGAELPGKIADDGRTWTSERNAPPGAEYKVEAQNTESQSAVTQFTTSAADRVNKVSINVPKGSTVGVAMPVSIVFDNPVTNKAEVEKQLKVTTSDNTEGSWGWIKDHSGNDRVDWRPKDYWKSGTEVKVEMNLNGVDSGKGGGLFARDYNTEFKIGKDRRVQVSLDTKKLTVTEDGQAQKAIPISAGTPGGKKASWSGKMVIMSKEGTIRMDSQTVGLDNAYDKMVDYSMRLTWSGMYAHAAPWNEANFGRTNSSSGCVGMSDANAAEFFAQSQIGDAFEVVGAGSKGNADIGNGYGEWNLSWDQWKAKSALSAAPQNG, from the coding sequence TTGAGCCGCACACGCCGCACCGCCATTGCGGGCACCGCACTCCTGGCCGCCGCGCTGACCGCCTGCTCGGGCGGGAGTGACGGCGGAAGCGACGGCAAGGGCAAGGACGAACCGAAGTCGAAGGCGCCCATGGCGGTCTCGGTGAACCTCACGGGCGATCAGGTCAAGGCGGGCCAGCCGGTGACCGTGACCGTCGCCGAGGGCAAGCTGGCGCAGGTGAAGGTGACCGACGCCAAGGGCGCGGAGCTGCCCGGCAAGATAGCCGACGACGGCAGGACCTGGACCTCGGAGCGCAACGCCCCGCCCGGTGCGGAGTACAAGGTGGAGGCGCAGAACACCGAGAGCCAGAGCGCCGTCACGCAGTTCACGACCAGCGCCGCCGACCGGGTGAACAAGGTCTCGATCAACGTCCCCAAGGGCAGCACGGTGGGCGTGGCGATGCCGGTGTCGATCGTCTTCGACAACCCGGTGACGAACAAGGCCGAGGTGGAGAAGCAGCTCAAGGTCACCACGTCGGACAACACCGAGGGCTCCTGGGGTTGGATCAAGGACCACTCCGGCAACGACCGTGTCGACTGGCGGCCGAAGGACTACTGGAAGTCCGGCACCGAGGTGAAGGTCGAGATGAACCTGAACGGTGTGGACTCCGGCAAGGGCGGCGGGTTGTTCGCCCGGGACTACAACACCGAGTTCAAGATCGGCAAGGACCGCCGGGTGCAGGTCAGCCTCGACACCAAGAAGCTGACGGTGACCGAGGACGGCCAGGCGCAGAAGGCGATCCCGATCTCGGCCGGCACTCCGGGCGGCAAGAAGGCGTCCTGGTCCGGGAAGATGGTGATCATGTCGAAGGAGGGCACCATCCGGATGGACTCCCAGACGGTGGGCCTGGACAACGCCTACGACAAGATGGTCGATTACTCGATGCGGCTCACCTGGTCCGGCATGTACGCGCACGCCGCCCCGTGGAACGAGGCCAACTTCGGTCGGACCAACAGCAGTTCCGGCTGCGTGGGGATGAGCGACGCCAACGCCGCGGAGTTCTTCGCCCAGTCCCAGATCGGCGACGCCTTCGAGGTGGTCGGCGCGGGCTCCAAGGGCAACGCCGACATCGGCAACGGCTACGGCGAGTGGAACCTCTCCTGGGACCAGTGGAAGGCCAAGAGCGCCCTGTCCGCAGCCCCGCAGAACGGCTGA
- a CDS encoding exodeoxyribonuclease III yields the protein MRIATYNVNSITARLPRLLAWLESSGTDVLCIQETKCSAEQFPHEELRELGYEAAVNATGRWNGVALLSKVGLDDVVTGLPGGPDYEGVQEPRAISATCGGVRVWSVYVPNGREVEHDHYGYKLDWFRSLAAAVTEDAAGPRPFAVLGDFNVAPTDEDVYDPAVFEGLTHVTPAERAALEALRAVGLSDVFPRALKYDRPYTFWDYRMLAFPKNKGMRIDLVYGNEPFTKAVTDAYVDREERKGKGASDHAPVVVDLDLDR from the coding sequence ATGCGTATCGCCACCTACAACGTCAACTCCATCACCGCCCGGCTGCCGCGCCTGCTGGCCTGGCTGGAGAGCTCCGGCACCGACGTCCTGTGCATCCAGGAGACCAAGTGCTCGGCGGAGCAGTTCCCGCACGAGGAGCTGCGCGAGCTGGGCTACGAGGCGGCCGTCAACGCCACCGGCCGCTGGAACGGCGTGGCCCTGCTCTCCAAGGTCGGCCTGGACGACGTGGTCACCGGGCTGCCGGGCGGCCCCGACTACGAAGGCGTCCAGGAGCCCCGGGCGATCTCCGCCACCTGCGGCGGGGTGCGGGTCTGGTCGGTGTACGTGCCCAACGGCCGCGAGGTCGAGCACGACCACTACGGTTACAAGCTGGACTGGTTCCGCTCCCTGGCCGCGGCCGTCACCGAGGACGCGGCCGGCCCGCGCCCCTTCGCCGTGCTCGGCGACTTCAACGTGGCCCCGACCGACGAGGACGTGTACGACCCGGCCGTCTTCGAGGGCCTCACCCACGTCACCCCGGCCGAGCGGGCCGCCCTGGAGGCGCTGCGCGCCGTCGGCCTCTCGGACGTCTTCCCGCGCGCGCTGAAGTACGACCGGCCGTACACCTTCTGGGACTACCGGATGCTCGCCTTCCCCAAGAACAAGGGCATGCGCATCGACCTGGTCTACGGCAACGAGCCCTTCACCAAGGCCGTCACGGACGCCTATGTCGACCGCGAGGAGCGCAAGGGCAAGGGTGCCTCCGACCACGCACCGGTCGTCGTCGACCTCGATCTCGACCGGTAG